One Vicia villosa cultivar HV-30 ecotype Madison, WI linkage group LG5, Vvil1.0, whole genome shotgun sequence genomic window, TATTGGCTTCTGTCCGCTCCATGCTTCTTGTGGTGTTTGATCTTCTAACTTCGAATGTGAACATCGATTTTGAACATAAATGGCACATTGTacagcttctgcccaaaattccTTCGACGTGTTCTTGCTCTTAAGTTGATCGAACCATGTCAAGAACTGTTCGATTCTTTCTTTCAGCCACACTGTTTTGTTGAGGTGAATATAGTGCAGTTAGAAATCTCCTTATGCCCTACTCTTCACAATACTTCATAAAGGCTGTCGAAGTATACTCACCACCTCTGTCAGATCAAACGGCTTTGATATGTCTGTCAGTTGCCTTCTCCACCATTACTTTGAACTTTTTGAACACCTCGAATGCTTCACATTTTTCTTTCAAGAAATAAACTCAGGTCTTTCGTGAGAAATCATTGATAAAGGAAATGAAATATCTTTTGCCACTGAAAGATTCCGGAGTGATTGGCCCACATATGTCGGTATGAATCAGTTCGAGAATATGTTTAGCTTGATATTCTGCCTTCTTTTGAAATGAGGTTCTTGTTTGTTTGCTAAGCACACATTCTTCACAAAACTTTCCTTCATAGTCCATGTCTGGTAGCCCGTGCACCATGTTCCTCTTTGCTAACCTTCTAAGACCAGCATGATGTAGATGACCAAAACGTAGATGCCACAGCGACGCTTTGTCTTCGACATTGACTTGCAAATATTTTCCTCGAACGCTTCTCAAGTTCAGTTTGTACATTCGATTTTTCTCCTTTTCGACTTGAGAAATCAGATGCCCTAGCTTGTCCTTCAAGTGTAATATCCGATCTTTCATGAATATCAAATAACCCTTTTCCGTGAGTTGCCTCAAACTCAAAATATTTGTCTTAAGATCCGGTACATACACATCTTGGATTGACCCAGTCAAGTCATCCTTCTGCAAGTAACAAATCGTACATTTGCCTTCGACTTTCACTTTCGATGCATCTCCGGAAGACACATGACCACCAtcttcaatcttttgcatttctttAAACAGGTGTTTGTGACCATACATATGGTTGCTTGCCCCTGAGTCAAGGTACCACATATTACCATTATTTGTGTATACTTCTTTTTGAGTCATCAGCAGAAAGCCTTCATTCGCTTCGGCTTCCAAAGCTAGATTGGTTGTTTCTTCTACCTTCTTTTCGACTCGACAATCTTTTGCAAGATGTCCCATTTTATCACAGTTATAGCATTTGTAGGAGTTGCAATCCTTCGCATCATGACCATGTTTGTTACACTTGTAACATTCGATGTTGGAGTAGTTCGACTGATCACCTCTTTGACCACGTCCTCTGCCACGCCAATTTTGCTGGCTTGACTGTCCTCTCTCGAAGTTGGTGCCTCGACCACTTCGACCATTGTCACGACCTCCACGGCCATGTCCTCTTCCTCGAAAGTTTTGAGAAAAGAGTGTCTTTTCGTCTTTGGTGGACTCCTTGATCTGAACTACTTCGTCGTTTGTCTCCTCCTTCTTTTTGATCTTACGTTGTTCGTGTGCCTCGAGAGAACCAGCCAGCTCTTCGACTGTGAGCGTTGCaaggtccttcgactcttctatcGCGCACACAACATTCTCAAAGTTATCAATTAAAGATCTCAGAATCTTTTCGACAATACGAGCATCAGTCATCGTTTCTCCATTTCGATTGATTTTATTCACCAATGTTTGCAAACGCGTGATGTATTCTGATACAGTTTCTGACTCCTTCATTTTCATTCTCTCCAATTTTCCTCGAAGAGTTTGAAGACAAACTTGCTTGACTCGGTCAGCTCCTTTGTATACTTTTTCTAACGTGTCTCATGCTTGTTTCGAAGTCGTTGCACCTGCAATCTTTTCAAAGGCTGAATCATCAACAGCTCGGAACAAGATGTACAGCGCCGTTTTATCCTTCGAACACGTCTCTTTCAACGCCTTGGTTTGAGCCGCCGTATTCCCCGTGGTGTTATCTGGTTCTGTGAAACTAGTTTCGACCGTCTCCCACGAATCTAGAGATCCCAGAAGAGCTTTCATTTGGATACTCCAGTTTTCGTCGCCTTCGTTAATCGTGGTAGCGGCATTTGACTCATCGTATTCGTCATTAGCTCTTATGCCAATTTGTGAAAAACTGGCTATTACTTCTCTACTGCAGTTATAACAATTTTGGACACTTTTTctactatacttccactggtggagaTCTTACTTTAAAACTGCACTTTTTTTTCTTGTTAAAAATGAGAATACAATCAAGTCTTTATATAGACCCAAGAGACTTCTTCTATACTaggaaatttaaaacaaattaatactATTAATAGGCCACTATCTCTTAGTCTTTCAACTACAAGAGACTCTTTATTTTTCCACTAACTTATTAATAAAAACCCACTTAACATAACATTAAAGTTTATTCAACAGTATTTCTATTCCCAATTATTACAGTTATATTGTGGTCATCAACAAATTAAATAGTTTTTATGCTCTCTTTTTAATAAGAAAAAGATCAGACTTATTATGAAGTTCAATTGCATATTGCTATCTTATAGATTGAGTGATGCAACCACGGCTGTGAAGCATAAGAGATGACTGAAGATGCCATAGCTAGATAAAGGCAGTTTAAATGTAACATACTAAATTGTTACCAGAACAATGCATACTAACACATACATTTTTCTGAAGCTCTGCACTGTTAATTCTATCATTGGGAGAATGAGGCAAGGAACCATCATCCCCTTGTTCCCTTAGATGACGGTTTTGCTTTAGTTTTTCATTCATTGCTCGCACAGCCCTACAGAGATTAGATCCTGAGTTATCACAGTtataaaacaacttataatacATTACATTACAACTTATAAAACAACTTAGATCCCCTTGTTCCCTTACAATACATTACACACTGAATTAAAATAACAGATGGTCATGCACCATGAAAATAGGAAGTGGGGGATCATCACTTCGCTTGACCAAGGTACTAGCATAATTAACACATTCCTTGTACTGGTAATTGGTAATTTAGCACAAAGCAGGAACCATTTATGATAACCAAGCCTCTGACAATATATCAAATTAGTGATTTACATTATAACACAAGCAAGGGTTAATTTTTCCAACAATCCTCACCTGAAACTTTCATAAATTGGAATAAAAGAAGTATTTAAGGAAAGAAAAAGAGCACATGGGACATGAATAAGGAATCTTCCAAAAACAGATGGAAATTAAAAAGCAGTTAATTAATTCCCATTCATATCAGATTACAGAAACCCTTCAAAAATTGCATAGCAGCCAATTTAACATTGAACAGCATCAAGGACAGCAAATTTAGTGTACAGAAATGCAGAAGCATAATTGAGCAACAGCCAACCTTACAATATCATCACCAATCTCTGGTGTAATACTGATGCTTCTTCGTCGTATTCTACGAGCTTCTGATGAGGATGCACCATCTGACTTATAGCTGGATCTGAAAAAAAAGAGACTGGTGTATTTGAAAATATGAAGAAGAAAATACTCATGCATATATGTATATAAAAACAAGATATAATGACCATCAGAAACTTAAGTCCACACCACCACATTAATAAGGACAAAAGGAAATAATCTCTAAGTTTCTAGTCCACTGCAATACCTAGAGTGATAATAATTTAACATTGTTAGGCTTTGCCAGTTTTAGgccgaaattttaaaaaataaatattgaacTAACCAAAATCACTTTTTTTATCCGAATTGGAACTACTTATTAGAGATTTCTACAACAAAACTTggatagaaaaaaaaaatgaggTGATAACAAACAACTGGTTTTCCTTCTGCAATAAGAACCcagaaaagaaaaattacaagcgaAAAATAAAAGCTAATGGCCAATCACAGGGTACGAGCAAATATTAAGGAatcataaaagcataaaccttgATGTAGCCTGGTCGTCAGCAAAATCTCTAAATGCAGTCTTGTCACGGCCAAGCTTAGACTGCCCACGAGCTTGAAATAATGGATGTTCAGGACTGcaaatttagaaagaaaaaaatgaagcaCAAAAGCAGACTGAGCACAAAGTATTAATATTCTAAGGTATTTTAGTAAGTTGGATTAGTAGATCACTGTGATACTGATGCCACTGATTCACAAATCAGAAACACACAATTGGCAATCTATTGGTGACAGGTTCCCACTCTAAATTTCTTTTGAAAACTAAAGATAACCCCTCTCTATTATCTCACACTCTCTAACTAAGGGAGGCTGCCAATTACCTATAATCAATATGCAATGAGGATGTGCATCACTTATTAAGCAACAGAGAAGGCAATTTTTACTAGTGGAAACCATACTGAAAAGGAAGTACAAGCAAGCACATATATAGAAGATATACAGCCGCATGAACTTGTAAGTGCATACTACATTGGAAGATTCAATACTTCAAACCAGGAATAATTTGTAGCAGAGTATggttttatttaacccacccattaGATAACCAGAGATTATATTGTTAACCAGAAAAGCTGAATTTCGGATAAATTTGAGtagaaaaattgaaaagaatATATTTAAGACAATATGATAATTTATCTACAAAGTCCATCTAATTCAAATAATTAGTATGATTCTACTAGTCAGCAGATTATACAGACCTCTAATATCACGCACAAGCTTCAGAAAATAAGACAAGCAAGGTAAGTAAGAATATCCCTAATAAAATTAGCACCTCTGCTCTAGGAATAAAATCTAAATCAgctttatttatttaaactaaaAATATAACTGGTTTCACAGAACTATGATTGTAATagcattattttttaaaactggTTTGCTCCTTCATGAAATAGGGCCAGGTTAAATAAAATGCTTTGACAAATTATAATCAAGATAAGTTTTAAAGTGCCGTGATCTATAAAGTAACAATAGCCAGGATCATGAGCAACaccaaaaaaattgttttgaacCTAAAATGCATACATATATCAATCCACAAACCACAAATCAGGAATAACCTTGAACTAGCAGTCCTCTGTTCAGCAATGACCTTTCTTCGACTGCGCCGACCAAATGAAGTTGCAATGTTGGGTTCACTATGAGACAAactgagaaaattgacaaaatCATTTAACACAAAACAGTTGTTATTCTACTTCTTTAAGAAATCTAGTCAAATAAGGCTCACAAATGATAGAAAATAACCTAATCATAATGAAAAATAACACGACAAAAAAACCAAAGCATGAGATCCAGCAAGGGAAATATTACCTTAATTTCCCTTCCAGATTGGAATTTGATCGTAACATCATGCTTCGCAAGCTAGGACCAGATACATTTAAAGATGTTTCAAATCTTCTATGGAATTGGAGATGTTCGTCTTTTTCAGCACTGTAAGGAAGACCAATAAAATCAACATGAGCCGATTAACAACTCTTTTAATGGACAAAACAGATGGTTTAAAGTTCATTTGGCCAATGCGTAGTTGGAAGTTTCAATTCAAAATGCAAATGCAAAATGCTTAATTACTATCCTAGCGAAATTCGGTTTTGATATTATGTTAAATGGGCTTGAATCTAACTCCTATAAGCTAACTCAAAGTATGAGAGTGCCCAAACACATAAGCACTGCATACGGCTTGGAAATCCTGGTAACATGGGACACAAATGCAGCATCATATATAAGTACTGGTTGTTAAATTGGTGAAATGCAAATTAGTGGACGGTAAAATTTTGAGAAACAAAAAAGGtacaaaaatataattaagccaaagCAAAAAAATAACAGTTTCCAAACTCTCAGGATCTTACCTCTCTGAAACTCCATATAAAGGACTGTTTGGTTCTAATGGTGAATCACATGAATCATTTTCTGCTGAATCACTCTCTCCCGCTGCAGAAATGTGTGTCATAAGAATTGACTTGATTGATCGTGGTAACAGTTGGCCAGGAAAGCGCATTAGATCAACCAGCAGTTCCACAGAATTTAACACAACTATCACAGACATATGCTTGTAAGAGTCTACACAATCAGCAGCCCCCTCATTTGGAAAACCCTGATGAAGAGAAACAGGTATCCTTCAAAATTAGATATGATAGTAAAAAACATTGAATATTTATCATTAGTTCTTTTGCTAAATATATCATCCTTAGACTGAAAACATTGGTAAACAACAGTAAGTCAGGGTGTAATTGCAGTttataacaacaaaaataaactAGAGCTTACCATCATAAGCCTACTTTCAAGACCTACAGTATCTGCTAATACTTTAAATAAGATAGCTCGAGGACGGCATGAACCATGCTTTATTTGCCCCAGCATCTGGACACCGCGACTTTCAAACATGTGAGAGGATTCTTCAAGTGCAGCTTTTGCTGGACTTTCTACATTTGCCCGCTTATAGAAATCAGAAACCTGTGCAAGAATCAAGATCGAAGTAAATGCTAAGCACCTTTTTAGTTTTTACTAagtttaaaatatcaaataaatatcaaataaaggaaataaaaagAAAGCTACTCTAGATAATTGACGTTAAAGCCTACCAACAAACTTGTGATTGATAATTAAGGTGGAATAACTTAATTGAAATAAGTTGCTGCTGCTGACTAAAATCAAAAGGTAGAAACTATGAATAGCAAGTCTCTTAAAATTTACAATGCGACTATTTTGGAAAATAATTTGACATTTTAAAGTGCTTTTTTGAACAAGGAAAAAAATCGTATCGAATGACAATAATGGAACATTAATGATATACGAGAAAATCTTAACACAGTAAACAAGAGCTACAAAACAAGATACAATAAAAGTACATACTAATCCAGCTATCTTCTTAATTATTGCAGCTGGATTTGTGCTCAATCCCTTGACCAATGTGACAATTAGTTGCTTCAGCATAGATaactttctatctttctttgcaTCCACAACAATGACATCAGCCTTAAACCCCTCTCCACCCAAAGCTTGAAGATCCTCCAGAGTAGGAATACTATCAAAAAGTTTCTTGAGCCTTTTCTCctgcaaatcatcagattagttAATGACAATGAAAATTGTTGAGGAAAACATCTTGGTTACACATCAAAAAGGATAACACATATGAACTCAAGGAATAATACATGCCATAAATAAGCAGAATGTTGCCCtttataactatattataaagTAAATAGCTAGTATAACCAAGTAACCATAATTACTTAACAGGAAACTAAATTTAAAAGAGGAAAATTACTCGAGGAATTCCAGAATGTGCTGAATTTATCTTTTCTTGCAAACCTAAATGAACCCTTCTTTAACAACCAATGATATTGATACCTCTTGTGATAGTGTATGATACCATAATAACTAACTGTTGGAATTTCCGCCTTAATTGAGGCCCACCCCTAGCCGCCTTAATTGCGGCATTTGGCTTGCCTTCATTGCATCCCCAACACCTTCATTGCGTTGGGTTTGAAGGGATGAAtttagtctcacattgcttagagatatgatctatgttgtgtttataagtgggggcaatcctcaccttacaagccggttttgtagggatgagttaggcctaGCCCAAATTGTAAGACTAACTTTTTGCACAGGCTAAATACAAGTTTGTAACAAGTAAAGTAAAACATGTGCTTTCACAAGTTCATTGCTACTAGCTCCACTAACTGTGCCAAGCACCACCCACGTGGATGCCACACTACTCTTACCAGCTACAAAAAATCCCCATGGTTTTTCCTACAACTTATATAACTGACTACTTGAGCTCAAGGCAGTATTTTGTAAACTTTGAATAACTCTGAAGTTTCATAAAAAAAGCCGCTTCACTTATGGGTCTCctttcaaatttttattaaaaaaaactattatcaaGAAAGAATAATATGTGAagataaatcaaagaaaaaaatctcaaaaatgatATGAGTAAATGAACATTTATATGTCATTTTCTGTTTTCCTTCCGGAGAGTTCCAACTCAATTAATTATTCTCAAGTCTTGACTAATTAAAGAAACTTTGTTTTCCTGTAAACTCTTTCCTAAATCATACCAAACCAATCAATATCTCCAATTCATAACATGGCATGATCAACCAAAATACTCCAAGCTCGTGCATTCATACCAAGCGCAATTACATATCCTGACTAGTAAAGTAATAAATTATGAATCAATCCTCACCGGAACAACGGAGTAAAAACCATTTGGTATTGGTTCAGATAGCATTCCAGTGTGCCAGAGAACTTGTGATGCCCTCTGAGGTGACATAAAATCTTGGTTAGAATATCTAGGTGATTCTTTATTACTTAAGGTCTCATCTTGAGGTCCCAAAGAAACAGATCCAAATTTTCCAACGAAATCTGAAGGCCAGTGTGACACATTGGATTGCCTTTGCTCTGACGGCCGTGCATCTTCTCGTGTCCCCTCCATGTTCttataaatttcaaatttaagaCCATTTCTCTACACTTCTTGATCCATTAGAGATGTATCAAAGTAAAAGGTAGTTCTGAAACCACAAATCATTGAAACATGTACTTAAGCAGCTCTAACTACTTCAAGCTGGAGATCCCATAACCTGCAGGAACCAAATTCAAGGTATGGTATAAATGATTGCATATAACATTAAACTGAAGCATTTACGGACGATAGTCAATAAAGCTACAGTGCCCAAATAAATGTAGTAAATTTGGTTTAAAATACCTAGCTACTCATGAACAAAAAACCTCTCCAGATTAAGCCGCTACAAGTTACAACTGACCCTAATGTGTCAGTCCCTATTATTATTATAGACACAATAGCATGAGAAAATTTGAGAACAAAGATTATGAACTAAGACGAACTTAAAAGACATAATAAAATTCAGGACGACCATACTCCAAATTGTGAATAAAAATAAGTAAACATTAAAAAACATGTGGAGTAAATCTTTCCACAAGTTCGGCATTCCCAATGTATCCTTTCATGAGATGCTACAATGAAACATGAGATTTTGAACCACTAATCTACCCTAATCTGAAAAGGACATAGAATCCACAAAGCTAAAAGTTGACTATTGGGAAGAAATTATCTTCAATATTGGGCGGTGATAGATTTGTACAGTGATTATAGTAAAATAGTATGGTCATTCTTGTAAATGCCAAAAATGTAATATTCACATCCTTCACGCATAATGCGCTGGATGCAACCTTTCTTTTCCATTTATGCCTTGTGTACAGTTGTATTGTAACTCCAAAGACCCATGCATTATTATAAGTTTGtcacatttttttatttcttgttgattttttttaaaagggcaGCATTTTAAATTTACTATCTCATACTTACTATAATTTTCCAAAAAGCCAAAGAAAACTGAAATTCAGTAATCTCTCTCTTCATGTTCAACCAAACAGGTTTTGTGAGCGGAACTGGTAATTTGAGTGGGAATGATCCACTAAAGGAATAGTAGGATCCCTTTATCTTAAGATTAAACACCCAGGGATAAACATAGAATACAATCATGATTACCACTCAGATTCATGACTCATCACAACTACTTGCAATGTCTCTCCCCACACATCCAAAGCTAACATGAGGCACAAAACTAATGTCTCCAAAAGCTCATATATTTACATTAATCTCTTTTATTGATATATCAAAGTTTATCTCTCATactcttttctttcttatttaaTCTTCGCTCATAAGTTTATACATTGAACGACTTTCCCTACTTATTAGTAAAGTTGTCAATATCAAGATCTTGCATAAATTTGGGAGGGGTAGTAAGATCGTAACCAAGATTGGAAGATCAtatccaattatttttataagatcataatcaagatcagaagatcctATCCAATTATTTTTGTAAGAACGAGATGAGATAGGCAAGTGTCTTTTGGGGGGAGGGTTTCATATTCTATTTTTTAGACATGTATAATTGAGTTTTTATACTTTATTAACCATTTACCATACTAAACATATGTTAGAGATTAGGAACATATTTAGCCAATTACTTGGTTTATAAGCCCAAACCCGTTGTTTAAAATAATTCCTAGAACTTATATGTTTATTCTCTAAACCCTAAATAAAAATTTCATCTTTCCAAAAGGCGTATCTTCACCGCCGCCGAACCGTAACGGTTGCGCCTCTACACAGTGTTATCAAATTGTGGCGCCATTGCCGCTATTGCGGATGTACATGGCAGTTTTTGGGCTCGCCACAATGGTAAATATTGGCCGCCATTGCGGGTTTTTCCGCCATAATTCGCAATAACGGCGCTGCAAAGCCGCCGGTATtgcgggattttgg contains:
- the LOC131602372 gene encoding serine/threonine-protein kinase EDR1-like; the protein is MEGTREDARPSEQRQSNVSHWPSDFVGKFGSVSLGPQDETLSNKESPRYSNQDFMSPQRASQVLWHTGMLSEPIPNGFYSVVPEKRLKKLFDSIPTLEDLQALGGEGFKADVIVVDAKKDRKLSMLKQLIVTLVKGLSTNPAAIIKKIAGLVSDFYKRANVESPAKAALEESSHMFESRGVQMLGQIKHGSCRPRAILFKVLADTVGLESRLMMGFPNEGAADCVDSYKHMSVIVVLNSVELLVDLMRFPGQLLPRSIKSILMTHISAAGESDSAENDSCDSPLEPNSPLYGVSESAEKDEHLQFHRRFETSLNVSGPSLRSMMLRSNSNLEGKLSLSHSEPNIATSFGRRSRRKVIAEQRTASSSPEHPLFQARGQSKLGRDKTAFRDFADDQATSRSSYKSDGASSSEARRIRRRSISITPEIGDDIVRAVRAMNEKLKQNRHLREQGDDGSLPHSPNDRINSAELQKNLSNFCHAGHHGTSPLFPLHRDNANSQKAMSLPSSPHDYRDQTSETSRPPRYELNDELESTWNKILESSMSNNKPLLPYEEWNIDFSELTVGTRVGIGFFGEVFRGIWNGTDVAIKVFLEQDLTAENMEDFCNEISILSRLRHPNVILFLGACTKPPRLSMVTEYMEMGSLFYLIHVSGQKKKLSWRRRLKMLRDICRGLMHIHRMKIIHRDVKSANCLVDKHWTVKICDFGLSRIIIDSPMKDSSSAGTPEWMAPELIRNEPFTEKCDIFSLGVIMWELCNLSRPWEGVPPERVVYTVANEGSRLEIPEGPLGRLISECWAEPYERPSCEEILSRLVDIEYSMS